In one Culex quinquefasciatus strain JHB chromosome 2, VPISU_Cqui_1.0_pri_paternal, whole genome shotgun sequence genomic region, the following are encoded:
- the LOC6034540 gene encoding 1,5-anhydro-D-fructose reductase — MAPLAPTITLNNGQKMPVLGLGTWLSREGEAIDAVKAAIDAGYRHIDTAYLYANEKEVGQAIREKIAEGVIKREDVFVTTKLWNNFHDPQHVEEAFNRSLANLDIGYIDLYLMHSPMSFKFIDWAAPNPDSPVAPEFTEVDIVDTYRAMEKLLKTGKVKGIGVSNFNSEQVKRIVNECEIVPVTNQVECNPNLNQRKLTEFCKKLNITITAYSPLGRPNYYEKDPVNTPKPALDDPRVLEIGKKYGKTPSQIILRYLVDIGTIPVPKSANPDRLRQNIDIFDFKLTPEEIAIMDGFNTGTRSVPFAVWAPHKYYPFNTEF, encoded by the exons ATGGCTCCCCTAGCGCCGACCATAACGTTGAACAATGGCCAAAAGATGCCCGTGCTGGGTCTGGGCACGTGGTTG TCCCGCGAAGGTGAAGCTATCGACGCGGTCAAAGCAGCCATTGACGCTGGGTATCGGCACATTGACACCGCCTACTTGTACGCAAACGAGAAGGAAGTTGGCCAGGCGATTCGCGAGAAGATCGCAGAAGGCGTGATCAAGCGCGAGGATGTTTTCGTGACAACCAAG CTGTGGAACAACTTTCACGATCCTCAGCACGTTGAGGAAGCGTTCAATCGATCGCTGGCCAACTTGGATATCGGCTACATCGACCTGTATCTGATGCACTCGCCGATGAGTTTCAAGTTTATCGATTGGGCGGCCCCGAATCCGGATTCTCCAGTGGCGCCGGAATTTACCGAGGTGGACATTGTGGACACGTATCGTGCCATGGAGAAACTGTTGAAAACGGGGAAGGTCAAGGGCATCGGTGTGTCCAACTTTAACAGTGAACAGGTGAAGCGAATTGTGAACGAGTGTGAGATAGTTCCAGTGACCAACCAGGTTGAGTGCAATCCAAATCTGAACCAGCGGAAGCTCAcggagttttgcaaaaagttgaACATTACAATCACCGCGTACAGCCCTCTTGGGCGTCCCAATTATTACGAGAAGGACCCAGTCAACACCCCCAAGCCAGCCCTGGACGATCCTCGTGTTCTGGAGATCGGCAAAAAGTACGGAAAAACTCCAAGTCAAATCATCCTTAGATACCTGGTGGACATCGGAACCATCCCGGTGCCAAAATCAGCAAACCCCGATCGTCTCCGTCAGAACATCGACATTTTCGACTTCAAGCTGACCCCCGAGGAGATCGCGATCATGGACGGCTTCAACACCGGGACACGATCGGTCCCGTTCGCCGTGTGGGCGCCCCACAAGTACTACCCGTTCAACaccgaattctga